In Lotus japonicus ecotype B-129 chromosome 5, LjGifu_v1.2, one genomic interval encodes:
- the LOC130718522 gene encoding nuclear transcription factor Y subunit A-10-like produces MAMQTVYLKEHEGMGHSSVGQLSSVTSAPWWGSQSVYGDSCGQIKPFSLEFSNYVDHFAANKNSVRGAEQLFDKGLTTQFTIFSDDCKMSGEAQNLEATLSLQPSVTVAEPRNRFELGFNQPMICAKYPYMDQFYGLFSAYGPQIPGRMMLPLNLSTDDGPIYVNAKQYHGIIRRRQSRAKAVQENKLIKRSKPYMHESRHLHAMRRPRGCGGRFLNTRNSSDGNGKSGSELHKKTGGLGRHMQSSASQSSEVLQSEVGTLNSSKETNGSSPNISGSEVTSMYSLGGLDSFAVNHLGSAIHHSLADMIDGGHGIIMPTKWVGAAGSCFNLKV; encoded by the exons ATGGCGATGCAAACTGTTTATCTGAAAGAACATGAAGGAATGGGCCACAGTTCTGTTGGACAGTTGTCATCTGTGACTTCAGCACCATGGTGGGGGTCTCAATCAGTTTATGGAGACTCTTGTGGTCAGATCAAACCCTTTTCATTGGAGTTTTCCAACTACGTGGACCACTTTGCTGCCAATAAGAACTCAGTACGAGGAGCTGAGCAATTGTTTGATAAAGGACTTACAACCCAGTTTACTATCTTTTCAG ATGATTGTAAAATGTCAGGTGAAGCACAAAACCTTGAGGCAACCTTATCACTGCAGCCATCAGTCACCGTTGCTGAGCCGCGTAACCGTTTCGAGCTCGGGTTCAATCAGCCTATG ATCTGTGCAAAATATCCTTACATGGATCAATTTTACGGGCTCTTCTCAGCTTATGGACCTCAAATTCCG GGACGTATGATGCTTCCACTTAACTTGTCAACTGACGATGGACCGATTTACGTGAATGCTAAGCAGTACCATGGCATTATCAGACGCAGGCAATCACGTGCAAAAGCTGTGCAAGAAAATAAATTGATCAAACGTAGCAAG CCATATATGCACGAATCGCGCCATCTACATGCAATGCGCCGGCCAAGGGGATGTGGTGGTCGGTTCTTGAACACAAGAAACTCTTCTGATGGAAATGGTAAAAGTGGAAGTGAACTGCATAAGAAAACTGGTGGCCTTGGCCGACATATGCAGTCCAGTGCCTCTCAGAGTTCTGAAGTCTTGCAATCTGAAGTTGGAACTTTAAACTCATCAAAGGAGACAAATGGAAGCAGTCCAAACATCTCAGGGTCAGAGGTGACCAGCATGTATTCACTGGGGGGTCTTGACAGCTTCGCTGTCAATCATCTTGGATCTGCCATCCACCACTCTCTGGCGGACATGATCGATGGTGGGCATGGTATCATTATGCCCACAAAATGGGTTGGAGCAGCAGGAAGCTGCTTCAACCTTAAAGTCTGA